In Microplitis demolitor isolate Queensland-Clemson2020A chromosome 9, iyMicDemo2.1a, whole genome shotgun sequence, one genomic interval encodes:
- the LOC103575367 gene encoding 3-hydroxyacyl-CoA dehydrogenase type-2-like — MDKKMKEVVAVVTGGSSGVGKSIVERIINNNGKVIVIDINEEKGEILAKTLGNNVLFIKADVTSENEIKQALDKIKEEKIFSGINVLINCAGIVEWGVPYDFDGNTPLPLENYKRVMDVNALGTFNITRLVINVMIENLPDANNQRGVIINIGSVMATDGREDLFAYCVSKAAVVGMTLPLARAVASKGIRVVTLSPGYVDTPMARTMGPIEKINQAMLELNLFPKRIGQPEEIAHVVQCIIENPFINAVNITVSGGYHYVK; from the exons atggataaaaaaatgaag gaaGTTGTTGCTGTTGTAACAGGTGGTAGTTCTGGAGTGGGTAAATCAATTGTTGAACGTATAATAAACAACAATGGTAAAGTTATTGTGATAgatattaatgaagaaaaaggTGAAATTTTAGCTAAAACATTGGGAAATAatgttttgtttattaaagCAGAT GTGACAtcagaaaatgaaataaaacaagctttggataaaataaaagaagaaaaaatttttagtggcATAAATGTATTGATAAACTGTGCAGGTATTGTTGAATGGGGTGTCCCATATGATTTCGATGGCAACACACCATTGCCATTGGAGAATTACAAAAGGGTGATGGATGTAAATGCCCTTGGGACATTTAATATCACGCGTTTGGTTATAAATGTGATGATAGAAAATTTACCTGACGCGAATAACCAACGtggtgtaataattaatattggtAGCGTTATGGCAACTGATGGTAGGGAGGATTTGTTTGCTTACTGTGTTAGTAAGGCTGCTGTTGTTGGAATGACTTTGCCCTTAGCCAGAGCTGTTGCCAGCAAAGGTATACGAGTTGTTACTCTATCACCTGGTTATGTTGATACACCAATGGCAC gTACTATGGGaccaattgaaaaaataaatcaagcgatgctggaattaaatttatttcccaAACGAATTGGTCAACCGGAAGAAATAGCACATGTCGTGCAATGTATTATTGAAAATCCATTTATAAATGCTGTTAATATAACTGTCAGCGGTGGATAtcattatgttaaataa
- the LOC103575366 gene encoding uncharacterized protein LOC103575366 isoform X1, which produces MSSVINYLIFLIIIKESYSQLQKNLVHIQAKDPDMHRKDVTFGGFTFLRGQLFDEQHLNNKGVCTGRCSDYENTHYHYNDRYNKSITQQLFKCSGRIVKCRNVNNFDISVVVYADNNMYRYKVNKERNDYQIRKAENYHDHYNSQKHHDLYTNYDVKSDYNNCATCKCYCDDTTNKKIIRSFCLDAVKSRTEDGYVITGLRFRIRARIVHLEIQQGKLVNGVVDRNTVHWFAKNWCSLTGAMNYDNRSFQLDDIILPHNQVLTGLMINRYDPKTKIHGYRLGRFSLGVIATVLDNKGNLDVNNWFTYHRIQGFRKALLISDSNISLISPFGSDELSTPNRHYIKFHPSDWKYDFAQHIIPFLDLQDVVTEPPSPVSGAGIYYKSKKGYGGFIAPKIVVRTNHRYN; this is translated from the exons atgtcaagtgtaataaattatttaatatttttaataattattaaagaaagttattcacaattacaaaaaaatttagtgcaTATTCAGGCAAAGGATCCAGATATGCATCGAAAag ATGTTACATTTGGAGGATTCACATTTTTACGAGGTCAATTATTTGATGAAcagcatttaaataataaaggaGTATGTACTGGAAGATGTTCAGATTATGAAAATAcccattatcattataatgatagatataataaatcaataactcaacaattatttaaatgttctGGGCGTATTGTTAAATGTcgaaatgttaataattttgatatttctgTTGTtgtg tatgctgataataatatgtatagatataaagttaataaagaaagaaatgatTATCAAATACGAAAAGCTGAAAATTATCATGACCATTATAATTCTCAGAAGCATCATGATTTATATACAAACTATGATGTTAAAtctgattataataattgtgcAACATGCAAATGTTATTGCGATGAtacaactaataaaaaaataatacgttCTTTTTGTTTGGACGCTGTTAAATCTCGAACTGAAGACGGATa tgtGATAACAGGTTTACGATTTCGAATAAGAGCTAGAATCGTACATTTAGAAATACAACAAGGTAAATTGGTCAATGGTGTTGTTGATAGAAATACTGTTCATTGGTTTGCTAAAAATTGGTGCTCACTTACTGGAGCAATGAATTATGACAACCGTTCTTTTCAATTGGatgatattattttaccaCACAATCAAGTTTTAACag gtctCATGATAAATAGATACGATCCTAAAACGAAAATTCATGGATATAGACTTGGAAGATTTTCATTAGGAGTTATTGCAACAGTTTTAGATAATAAAGGAAATCTTGACGTCAACAACTGGTTTACATATCACAGAATACAAGGATTTcg AAAAGCTTTATTAATATCTgattcaaatatttctttaatatCACCTTTTGGCAGTGATGAACTAAGTACACCAAATAGacactatattaaatttcatccGAGCGACTGGAAGTACGATTTCGCTCAACATATTATACcgtttttggatttacaagaTGTCGTTACTGAGCCACCATCCCCAGTATCTGGTGCtggaatttattataaaagtaaaaaaggtTACGGTGGTTTTATAGCGCCTAAAATAGTTGTCAGAACAAATCATCGatataactaa
- the LOC103575366 gene encoding uncharacterized protein LOC103575366 isoform X2 encodes MSSVINYLIFLIIIKESYSQLQKNLVHIQAKDPDMHRKDVTFGGFTFLRGQLFDEQHLNNKGVCTGRCSDYENTHYHYNDRYNKSITQQLFKCSGRIVKCRNVNNFDISVVVYADNNMYRYKVNKERNDYQIRKAENYHDHYNSQKHHDLYTNYDVKSDYNNCATCKCYCDDTTNKKIIRSFCLDAVKSRTEDGYVITGLRFRIRARIVHLEIQQGKLVNGVVDRNTVHWFAKNWCSLTGAMNYDNRSFQLDDIILPHNQVLTGLMINRYDPKTKIHGYRLGRFSLGVIATVLDNKGNLDVNNWFTYHRIQGFRDELSTPNRHYIKFHPSDWKYDFAQHIIPFLDLQDVVTEPPSPVSGAGIYYKSKKGYGGFIAPKIVVRTNHRYN; translated from the exons atgtcaagtgtaataaattatttaatatttttaataattattaaagaaagttattcacaattacaaaaaaatttagtgcaTATTCAGGCAAAGGATCCAGATATGCATCGAAAag ATGTTACATTTGGAGGATTCACATTTTTACGAGGTCAATTATTTGATGAAcagcatttaaataataaaggaGTATGTACTGGAAGATGTTCAGATTATGAAAATAcccattatcattataatgatagatataataaatcaataactcaacaattatttaaatgttctGGGCGTATTGTTAAATGTcgaaatgttaataattttgatatttctgTTGTtgtg tatgctgataataatatgtatagatataaagttaataaagaaagaaatgatTATCAAATACGAAAAGCTGAAAATTATCATGACCATTATAATTCTCAGAAGCATCATGATTTATATACAAACTATGATGTTAAAtctgattataataattgtgcAACATGCAAATGTTATTGCGATGAtacaactaataaaaaaataatacgttCTTTTTGTTTGGACGCTGTTAAATCTCGAACTGAAGACGGATa tgtGATAACAGGTTTACGATTTCGAATAAGAGCTAGAATCGTACATTTAGAAATACAACAAGGTAAATTGGTCAATGGTGTTGTTGATAGAAATACTGTTCATTGGTTTGCTAAAAATTGGTGCTCACTTACTGGAGCAATGAATTATGACAACCGTTCTTTTCAATTGGatgatattattttaccaCACAATCAAGTTTTAACag gtctCATGATAAATAGATACGATCCTAAAACGAAAATTCATGGATATAGACTTGGAAGATTTTCATTAGGAGTTATTGCAACAGTTTTAGATAATAAAGGAAATCTTGACGTCAACAACTGGTTTACATATCACAGAATACAAGGATTTcg TGATGAACTAAGTACACCAAATAGacactatattaaatttcatccGAGCGACTGGAAGTACGATTTCGCTCAACATATTATACcgtttttggatttacaagaTGTCGTTACTGAGCCACCATCCCCAGTATCTGGTGCtggaatttattataaaagtaaaaaaggtTACGGTGGTTTTATAGCGCCTAAAATAGTTGTCAGAACAAATCATCGatataactaa